Within the Leptotrichia sp. oral taxon 498 genome, the region GGTTATCCAGGATACCTTTATACCGATTTATCGACAATTTATGAAAGAGCTGGAAGAATTAAAGGAAGAAAAGGTTCAATTACACAAATTCCTATTTTGACAATGCCTGAAGATGATAAGACTCACCCAATTCCAGATTTAACTGGATATATTACAGAAGGACAGATTATTTTATCAAGAGATTTGTATAAGCAAAATTTGATGCCTCCAATTGATGTTTTACCGTCACTTTCGAGATTGAAAGATAAAGGGATTGGAAAGGGGAAAACTAGAGAAGATCACGCTGATACGATGAATCAATTATTCGCAGCTTATGCGACTGGAAAAGAAGCTAAAGAACTTGCGGTAATTTTGGGAGAATCGGCGCTATCTGAAACGGATAAAGCGTTTGTTAAATTTACAAATGCGTTTGAGTCGCAATACGTGGCACAAGGATTTGAAAATAATAGATCAATTGAAGATACACTAAATTTAGGATGGGATTTGTTAAAAATATTACCAAGAACAGAGCTTAAGAGAATTAGAGACGAATATTTGGAAAAATATTTACCAAAAGGTGATGAATAATTATGGCAAAATTAAATGTAAATCCCACTAGAATGGAGTTATCAAAACTAAAAGTCCGTCTAAAAACTGCAACAAGTGGACACAAACTTTTAAAAGATAAGCAAGATGAACTTATGCGGCAATTCATAGGCTTAGTGAAAGAAAATAGAAAATTGAGGTTAAAAGTTGAAGGTAAATTACAGGATTCGTTCAGGGACTTTTTATTAGCTCGTGGAGTTATGTCAGATGAGATGCTGGAAGATGCGATTACTTTTTCACAGCAGGAATTAGGTGTAGATATTAAGACTAAAAATGTGATGAGTGTAAATGTACCTAAAATGACTTTTAATCAAACTGAATCTGAAGAAATTGCCTACCCTTATGGATATGCACAGACTTCGGCGGATTTAGATGATGCAATTGAAGGTTTAAGTAAAGTTATGAGAAATTTACTGGAGTTAGCAGAAGTGGAAAAAGCGTGTCAATTGATGGCGGATGAAGTTGAAAAGACAAGACGGCGTGTTAATGCGCTAGAATATATGACAATTCCGCAATTAAAAGAAACTATCAGATTTATCCAAATGAAACTGGATGAGAATGAAAGAGGAAGCATAACAAGACTTATGAAAGTCAAAGATATGATGGCAAAAGATAAAGAAGCATAATTTTATTAAATGCGCTAAAATATTAAAATTATAAAAATAATATTTTAGCGTAATTTTTAAATATAAAAAATAAATATTATCGGACTTATTTTGTAATTTTACAAAAAAATTTTTTAAAATAATTAATTTTGATTTCTTTAATTTAAGAAATTATTTAAATTAATAAATTAATTGACTAAAAAAGAAGAAATGAAAAAATATAAAATATAAAAAATAATAGAATAGAATAAAAAGAAAAGAAAAAAAGAAAGGAAAGAAAAAATAAAATGGTAAAGTTAATAGCGATAGATATGGATGGAACTTTATTAAGTGAAAAAAAACACATTGAAGAACCGCAAAAAAAAGCAATTCACAAAGCGATAGAAGCTGGAGTGAAGGTCGTTCTTTGTACAGGAAGACCACTTTTTGGGATATTGCCACCTTATAAGGAATTGGAGCTGGAAAAATATAATTTGGATGAATATGTGCTTTTAAACAATGGATGTTCAGTTCATAAAACTACAGATTGGGAATTACTTGCTTTTGAAGAAATTACAAAAGAAGATGTCGTATATTTGAATGAGTTGAGAAAAGGTTATGATTTGGATTTTACGGTTTCAAATGATAAAGATTACTTTGTAATTGGCGAGAGAGCAAATGAATATACAAAAGAAGATGGAAAATTAGTGTATGTTGAAGTTCAGCCAATTTCAATTGAAGAAGCGACAAGTGGAAAGCATACATTTTTTAAATCAATGTTTTTAGGTAATGAAAATGAAATCACAAGATTTGTAAAAGACAAGGGAGAATTGATAAATAGCAGATACAGTGGCGTATTAAGCCAAAAATATATTTATGAAACATTGCCAAAAGGTGCAAATAAAGGTGTGGCATTAAAAAAATTAGCAGAAAAGTTAAATATTCCAAGAGAAGAAGTTATGGCAATTGGAGATGGAAATAATGACATTGAAATGCTAAAATTTGCTGGAGTTGGAGTTGCTATGGGAAATGGAACTAAAATGGCTAAAGATGCGGCAAATTATATAACTGACACAAATGAAAATAATGGAGTGGCGAAAGCTATAGAAAAATTTTTGGGGGAATAATCCCCCAACTTTATTTAGATTTATTAAAGTTCAAAAATTCATTTATAAATAAGTCAATATCCCCGTCCATAACTTTTTCAATATTTCCTTCCTCAGCTTTTGTTCGGTGGTCTTTAACCATTTTATAAGGCTGAAATACATACGAACGAATTTGGCTTCCCCATTCAATTTTTGATTCTGCGCCTTTTATATCGGAAATTTCTTTTTCCCGTTTTTCCATTTCCAGTTCAAATAGTTTCGCTTTTAATATTTTCATCGCCGTCTCTTTATTTTTTAGTTGAGAACGCTCATTTTGGCAAGTTACGACTGTATTTGTGGGAAGATGTGTGATTCTAACAGCTGAATCAGTTGTATTTACATGCTGTCCTCCAGCACCACTTGCACGATAAGTATCAATTTTCAAATCTTCACTGCGAATATCAATTTCCACCTCGTCGTCAATTTCTGGAATGACATTTACAGCGGCAAATGAAGTGTGTCTTCGAGCATTTGAATCAAATGGCGAGATTCTAACAAGTCTGTGAACTCCTTTTTCTCCTTTTAAATAACCATATGCGTAATTTCCTTTAATATTTAGCGTGATACTTTTAATTCCAGCTTCTTCTCCAGCAAGTGAGTCTAAAATTTCAACTTTAAATTTATGATGGTTCGCCCATCTGTCGTACATTCTGTAGAGCATTTGTGCCCAATCACATGCTTCAGTTCCACCAGCACCAGCATTTATCGTAAGAATTGCACTGTTCATATCATATTCTTCGTTTAAAAGTAATTTTGTCTTAAAATTTTTTATTTCTTTGTCTAAATCCAATATTTTAGGTTCTAACTCGGTTTCAAAAGAGTTGTCGCCCATCTCAAGAAATTCTACAATTGTATCAATTTCTTCGTAAGCATTTTTTAGAATATCGTATTCTTCCAATAATTTTTTTTATTATTTAAATTTTTTAATATTTCTTTACTATCTTTTCTATTCCAAAAATCATTTTCAAAAGTCTTTTTTTCCAAGTTATCAATTTCGTTTTTTAAATTTTCTGGGTCAAAGATGCCTCCTAATTTCTTCAATATCAATATTATTTTGTTCCTGTTGTTTTTTTATTTCAAACAAATCCATATTTTTACCTCTCTTTTTTCTTTTTTATTAATAAAATTGTTAAAAAAACATAAATCATGTTTTATTTACTGACAAGAGCTCAAGACTTCTTATTGGGAAAATATAAATATTAAAAGAAGCTGCTCTTCCAAAAAAACAGCCTCTCATTAATTTCTTAAAAAATTGAATAATAATTATTTTCTCAAACCTTCAACAACTTTACCAGTTTCTTCGTTGTACCAAACTTCGTTTACTAATGGTTCTTCTTTAACGTAAGATAAAATATTGTTAAATGTTGCTTCAGCAATGTTATCTAGTGCTTCTTTTGTCAAGAATGCTTGGTGAGAAGTTAGTACAACATTGTTAAATGACAACAATCTAGCTAATAAATCATCTTCTAACACACTTGCTGATTCATCTTCAAAGAAATAGCTACTTTCATTTTCGTAAACATCAAGTCCTGCTCCACCGACTTTTTTATCTTTTAATCCTTCGACTAGTGCTTCTGTGTCAATTAATCCACCTCTGGCAGCATTAATTATGATAACACCGTCTTTCATCTTAGCAATAGTTTCTTTGTTAATTGTGTGTCTTGTTTCAGGGAATAATGGGCAATGTAATGAAATTACATCAGATTTTGCAAATATTTCATCTAATGTCACATAAGTGAAATTTCCTTCTTTTGCAGCTTGTTCATTAGGGAATTTATCATAACCAATAACTTTCATTCCTAATCCATTCAAAATTCTTATGAAAATTCTTGCTATTCTACCAGTTCCAATAATTCCAGCAGTTTTTCCGTTTAAATCCATTCCAGTTAATCCTGCTAGGCTGAAGTTTCCTTCTCTTGTTCTGTTATAAGCTTTGTGAGTTTTTCTATTTACTGACATAAGTAGAGCTAGTGCATGTTCAGCAACAGCATATGGAGAGTAAGCTGGTACTCTTAAAACAGTAATTCTATTTTCACGAGCTGCTTTTAAATTAATGTTGTTGTAACCAGCACATCTTGCTGCAACCACTCTTACTCCATTTTTTGAAAGTATGTTTAATACTTTTTCGTTTAAATCATCATTTACAAATGTACAAACAACATCTTGGTATTTTGTAAGCATTACATTTTTTAAACTTAATTTTTCTTCAAAATATGTAATTTGCGCACCAAATTCTTTGTTCCATTTGTTAAAAAACTCAATGTCATATGGTTTTGCATCGAAAACTACAATTTTCATCTTAAATTCCTCCTAAATATTATTATAATATTATTATAGTAGAAAAAATCGATTAAGTCAAATAATTTTTAGGCTTTAATAAAATAAAAAAATTTTTATAAATATAAAGTTTGAAATAAAAAAATTTTAGTGATATAATTAAAATTATAAAAAAATATAGAAAGCGAGGATTTTTTATGCTAAACGATTATCATATGCACTTTGAATATGGAAGTTACAAGGATGAATTCGCAAATCCTTTTTTTGAACAGGCTAAAAAAATGGGACTTAATGAAATTGGAATAACGGAGCATACACACGGGTTTAAAGAGTTTAAGGACTTGTATTATGAAGAGTTGATTCTAGATGACAGTGAAGTTGGAAATTTTCAGAAAAAATGGCTTGAGCAGAAGACGAAGTTTGTTCACACGCTCGATGAATACAAAGATTACATAGATTCGTTAAAAAAACGAGGTTATCCTGTAAAATGGGGGATTGAAGTTTGTAATTTCAAAAATCAAAAAAAAGCTCAAGAAATTTTGTCAAAATATGAATTTGATTATTTAATAGTCTCAATTCATTTTATAAAAGGCTGGGGATTTGATTTTAGCGCGTTAAAACATAAATTTACAGATGAAAATCTAACTCAAATTTGGCGTGATTATGCAAAAGAGATTGAAAATGTGGTAAATACTGGATATTACGATGTTTTAGGACATCCTTTTAATTTGAGATTATTTAAAAATATTCCAAATCCAAATGAAGTTGAAGATTTACTTGAAAATACAGCAAAAGTTTTGAAAAAAAATAATATGATTGTGGATGTGAATACGGGGACTTCTTATCGTTATCCAATAAAAGAAATTACACCATATGAAGATTTTATGAAATATGTGAAAGAATATGATATTCCAGTGATTTTGTCAAGTGACGCTCATTACAGCGAACATGTTGGAATGAATATAAAGGAAGCGGCAGAATATGTAAAAAAATTTGGAATAGATGAAATTGTAACATTTGATAGGAGAAAAAGAACTTTGGAAAAGATATAAAAATAAAATTTTTTAGTATTTCAATTTAAATATTTAGCAAGGGGATATTTCCCCTTGTTATTAAACAAAATTTATTTTTTATTTCAAAAGTCCCCAATTTTTAGCAATATTCCCATTTGCTTTTAACGGCACTTTTTCAAATTTTACTGTGTTTTCCATAATATCTTTAATTTTTGTCATATAAGTTTCTTCAAATCCATCTTTTACTTCAAAAATTAATTCATCGTGAACTTGCAGCAGCATTTTTATATTTTCATCGTTTTTCAATTCTTCGTGAAGTTTTATCATGACAATTTTTATAACATTTGCCGCAGTCCCTTGAACGACAGTATTTACAGCCATTCTAATTGCCTGTGCCAAAATATTTTTATTTTGTGAGTCAATTCCCTTTATATATCTTCTCGTTCCGAAAAAAGTTTCTACAAAACTATGAAGTTTAGCAGTTTCAGTCACAATATCCAAAAATTTCTGAACTCTTGGATATTCTTCAAAATAAGTTTTTATATATTGTGCGGCATCTCCAACTGAAATATTTAGCTCTTTGGACAATCCAAAGTTAGTTTTTCCATAAAGAATACTAAAATTAATAACTTTTGCAATACTTCTCTCTTCTCTTGAAACTTTCTCGCCGTCATTTTTTA harbors:
- a CDS encoding Cof-type HAD-IIB family hydrolase, which translates into the protein MVKLIAIDMDGTLLSEKKHIEEPQKKAIHKAIEAGVKVVLCTGRPLFGILPPYKELELEKYNLDEYVLLNNGCSVHKTTDWELLAFEEITKEDVVYLNELRKGYDLDFTVSNDKDYFVIGERANEYTKEDGKLVYVEVQPISIEEATSGKHTFFKSMFLGNENEITRFVKDKGELINSRYSGVLSQKYIYETLPKGANKGVALKKLAEKLNIPREEVMAIGDGNNDIEMLKFAGVGVAMGNGTKMAKDAANYITDTNENNGVAKAIEKFLGE
- a CDS encoding histidinol-phosphatase HisJ family protein, whose amino-acid sequence is MLNDYHMHFEYGSYKDEFANPFFEQAKKMGLNEIGITEHTHGFKEFKDLYYEELILDDSEVGNFQKKWLEQKTKFVHTLDEYKDYIDSLKKRGYPVKWGIEVCNFKNQKKAQEILSKYEFDYLIVSIHFIKGWGFDFSALKHKFTDENLTQIWRDYAKEIENVVNTGYYDVLGHPFNLRLFKNIPNPNEVEDLLENTAKVLKKNNMIVDVNTGTSYRYPIKEITPYEDFMKYVKEYDIPVILSSDAHYSEHVGMNIKEAAEYVKKFGIDEIVTFDRRKRTLEKI
- a CDS encoding V-type ATP synthase subunit D; this translates as MAKLNVNPTRMELSKLKVRLKTATSGHKLLKDKQDELMRQFIGLVKENRKLRLKVEGKLQDSFRDFLLARGVMSDEMLEDAITFSQQELGVDIKTKNVMSVNVPKMTFNQTESEEIAYPYGYAQTSADLDDAIEGLSKVMRNLLELAEVEKACQLMADEVEKTRRRVNALEYMTIPQLKETIRFIQMKLDENERGSITRLMKVKDMMAKDKEA
- a CDS encoding 2-hydroxyacid dehydrogenase, with the translated sequence MKIVVFDAKPYDIEFFNKWNKEFGAQITYFEEKLSLKNVMLTKYQDVVCTFVNDDLNEKVLNILSKNGVRVVAARCAGYNNINLKAARENRITVLRVPAYSPYAVAEHALALLMSVNRKTHKAYNRTREGNFSLAGLTGMDLNGKTAGIIGTGRIARIFIRILNGLGMKVIGYDKFPNEQAAKEGNFTYVTLDEIFAKSDVISLHCPLFPETRHTINKETIAKMKDGVIIINAARGGLIDTEALVEGLKDKKVGGAGLDVYENESSYFFEDESASVLEDDLLARLLSFNNVVLTSHQAFLTKEALDNIAEATFNNILSYVKEEPLVNEVWYNEETGKVVEGLRK